Within Spinacia oleracea cultivar Varoflay chromosome 4, BTI_SOV_V1, whole genome shotgun sequence, the genomic segment GTGGAGGATACTTGTGAACCGGGGGAGACTTGTAAACCGGAGGAGACTTGTAGATAGGAGTTTGTGGTGGTGGATAGTACTTTGGAGGAGACTTGTACACCGGGGTTGGAGGTGGGTAGTACTTTGGAGGAGGCTTGTATGTTGgggttggtggtggtggaggtgacTTGTAGACCGGGGTTGAAGGAGGATAGTATGTAGGAGGAGACTTGTACACGGGTGATGCAGGTGGTGACTTGTATACCGGTGTTGGAGGGGGATAGTATGTAGGTGGTGACTTGTATACCGGTGTTGGAGGAAGATAGTATGTAGGTGGGGATTTGTACACCGGAGATGGCGGTGAATAGTAGTGAGGGGGTGACTTGTAGACCGGAGAAGGTGTTGGCCAAGGATAGTGCTCCTTAGGCTTctcatgatgatgatgaggtggGAAAGGTTTTTTAGGCTTATCATGGAGTGGAGGGTAGTGTTCCTTAGGCTTCTCATGGTGGGCCGGTGGTGGAGGGGAGGTGTATTGGTAAGGAGGTGGCGGTGGAGAGGCGTACTTGTAATCGCCTAAGATTAGTGAAGGCATGGTAAGGGAGACAAAAACCACTACTAGAGTGGCCATAAGAGTTGCCATTCCTCCTAACTTTCTCATGGTTTTCACTAAAATGTCAAGGCTTTGGGTTGTGCTCTTATCTACTGCACACTACCCCTTTATATAGCCTCAGATTTTACCTTTTTTACTTTCTATGTAAGTAGCTCCTAATCATGTATAATACCTTATAATTATGTTTAAACCGGATTAAAATCTTCTATCCTACAAATCTACAATGGCGTCAATATATATGTCACTTTTTATTGGTCATAGTAACACGAAGTATAATTTTAAATGTAAAATAAAAAGTAGTTAACATACAAATATCAAACAATAAATTAAAGAAGTGACATCCAAATGAGACATAAATTACGAGATAGAAGATTCTGACTAGTTAAAATCTTAACAGtccgtttggtagccggtaataaatgGTGAGAATGAGAATAAATCTAAGCGTTATTTGATAAGTAAAATAACATCATAATAACTGTTATAACCAAACGCGTGCCACAAACAATTGGGAACAAACATTGCAAATACAATATAGAAAAAAtggcaaaaacaataataaaagacacaCGTGTTTATGAGGAAATTTAGATTTcctcccctcaaatattatcgtattattaagttcctgtaaaataacacaataacccctcaattgatgattcctctcaccaatgtattttccctcttattttctagttaGGCCTAAACCTCATTTTATAGGCAAAACTAGAAACCTACATATACTAGAATTATATTTGCTCCCCAAATCTAAATAATCCTAGAGATTGCTACATACCAAAATATATATAGtttcctaattacaattctaattaaactaggaaacaAGATATTAAACCAAACAAGTCCTTAAAGGAAGAGAGAAAACGGAAAACCTTACTAGTTCTGTCGACTTAACTAAGTTGTGTTTAATTCCTAACAATATCAATGGTAAGGAAACTTATCGAGTATCTCAAACATGGTGTTTTTattcataaatttgcattcccacCAAAAAACCACTGTCTAATTGGCAATGAatggtaatgaaaatttatgaagaaaaatagATAATTTTGAGTAACTATCATTATCATGGAAATGAAAGTTGATTTTCTTACAAATTTACACACAAGTTCATTCCCATTTACACCTTCCATGCCCGAGCAGTaagaaaaaatttaaaactaattattaTAATATTGATGTCGTGTGAAACATATTAACTGAGGTATGACTTGGGTATATGATATTCGTTTTGTATTGCTACTACTATTGGCACTTGCTTGGTTTAAGGCTGGAAGCTCACCAAAAGGTAATAAAAAATTTGTTGTTTGATGAAATTTTCATGTAATACTCCCCAGTAATCTGGATGTTTGTTGACTTAATGCATAAATACCGTATAATTAATCCATAAAATACTTTACTTAattcccttaaataaataatcTTAGAATAACTTATTAGGCATTTTAAATAAACGAGACTCTTAAaagtattactccctccgtctcttaatacttgcaccgctgtTTTTTTCggatcgtcccttaatacttgcaccgcttctataaatggaaatctttaccaatattatattatttctcacacttacctactacacCTATgcccctattccctacaaaaaattatttaaaaatcaacacccctcactcaccactccccaccccttacacatttcccactaactatattaaaaaaataccacacta encodes:
- the LOC110784659 gene encoding extensin-1, with translation MRKLGGMATLMATLVVVFVSLTMPSLILGDYKYASPPPPPYQYTSPPPPAHHEKPKEHYPPLHDKPKKPFPPHHHHEKPKEHYPWPTPSPVYKSPPHYYSPPSPVYKSPPTYYLPPTPVYKSPPTYYPPPTPVYKSPPASPVYKSPPTYYPPSTPVYKSPPPPPTPTYKPPPKYYPPPTPVYKSPPKYYPPPQTPIYKSPPVYKSPPVHKYPPPTPVYKTPPHYYYPPHPTHKYPPPTPVYKSPPHYYSPPVYKQPPHRHHPFYKSPPKQHPLPYPYPQPHPKPVYHSPSPPYAYTSPPPPYHY